A single region of the Microcella sp. genome encodes:
- a CDS encoding NUDIX domain-containing protein produces MTYDPLSSSPPPLPSGAARDPGDAWVEGPDGQRYWGRFGAAGLLAWHADAGILLQHRAVWSHHGGTWGLPGGARNQHESAHDAALREAYEEAGVPADAVTPLFESELDLGFWSYTTVAVRVVRLFAPIVADAESVALRWVPLSEVDALPLHPAFDTAWPTLRQRLHEHAEG; encoded by the coding sequence ATGACCTACGACCCGCTGTCGAGCTCGCCACCGCCGCTGCCCTCGGGCGCCGCGCGCGACCCCGGCGACGCCTGGGTCGAGGGGCCAGACGGGCAGCGCTACTGGGGTCGCTTCGGGGCGGCAGGCTTGTTGGCGTGGCATGCCGATGCGGGCATCCTGTTGCAGCATCGCGCCGTCTGGTCGCACCATGGCGGCACGTGGGGGCTTCCCGGCGGGGCGCGCAACCAGCACGAGTCTGCGCACGACGCCGCGCTGCGCGAGGCGTATGAAGAGGCGGGCGTTCCGGCTGACGCGGTCACGCCGCTGTTCGAGAGCGAACTCGACCTGGGCTTCTGGTCATACACGACTGTCGCGGTGCGAGTGGTGCGGCTGTTTGCTCCGATCGTGGCTGACGCCGAGAGCGTCGCCCTGCGCTGGGTGCCCCTCAGCGAGGTGGATGCTCTACCCCTGCACCCCGCCTTCGACACCGCCTGGCCGACGCTCCGCCAGCGGCTGCACGAGCACGCCGAAGGCTAG
- a CDS encoding pseudouridine synthase, translating into MSDKRRDRDLVPDVEIDWSSNQRAGDSPTSERLQKVLAAAGVASRRVSEQLIAAGRVTVNGEVVSELGSRVEPASDLVAVDGVAIQLDPTKRYIMYNKPTGVVSSMADESGRPDLRTVAAEFDERLFNVGRLDAETSGLLLLTNDGPLANVLSHPRYGVEKTYIAKVRGSVNQQTLRTLKEGVELDDGPIVADAARLLGAPSQGHSMVELTLHSGRNRIVRRMLAEVGHPVVELVRRQFGPLHLGGLGLGKTRELTDAERGALLTIARQHGVAPETPEAPA; encoded by the coding sequence ATGTCAGATAAGCGCCGCGACAGAGACCTCGTGCCCGACGTCGAGATCGACTGGTCGAGCAACCAGCGCGCAGGTGACTCGCCGACGAGCGAACGGCTGCAGAAAGTGCTCGCGGCGGCGGGGGTGGCGAGCCGCAGGGTCAGCGAGCAACTCATCGCCGCCGGCCGAGTGACCGTCAACGGAGAAGTCGTCAGCGAACTCGGCAGCCGCGTCGAACCAGCGAGCGATCTCGTCGCCGTCGACGGCGTCGCCATTCAGCTCGACCCGACGAAGCGCTACATCATGTACAACAAGCCGACCGGCGTGGTCAGCTCGATGGCCGACGAGAGCGGGCGCCCCGACCTCCGCACCGTCGCCGCCGAGTTCGACGAGCGCCTGTTCAACGTGGGCCGGCTCGACGCAGAGACGAGCGGGCTGCTGCTGCTCACCAACGACGGGCCCCTCGCCAACGTGCTCTCGCACCCGCGCTACGGGGTCGAGAAGACCTACATCGCCAAAGTGCGCGGCTCGGTCAACCAGCAGACCCTGCGCACGCTCAAAGAGGGCGTCGAGCTCGACGACGGCCCCATTGTCGCCGACGCCGCCCGGCTGCTCGGCGCGCCGAGCCAGGGCCACTCGATGGTCGAGCTCACGCTGCACTCGGGCCGCAACCGCATCGTGCGGCGCATGCTCGCCGAAGTGGGCCACCCCGTCGTCGAACTCGTGCGACGGCAGTTCGGCCCGCTGCACTTGGGCGGCCTCGGCCTCGGAAAGACGCGAGAGTTGACGGATGCCGAACGCGGCGCCCTGCTCACGATCGCCCGGCAGCACGGTGTAGCGCCCGAGACCCCGGAGGCACCCGCATGA
- a CDS encoding prephenate dehydrogenase, with protein MTDRRLTEQVHIIGAGLLGTSIGLALAEKGAQATLTDVSPTAVRLAVDYGAGRPLRSDDRPGLIVVAVPPDVTAETVARALGEHPDALVTDVASVKGSVLAELHSLGADVSRYLGTHPMAGRERGGPISARADLFLGRPWVLAGHDAINYRRAGAIEDLILDVGAVPIEMTVDEHDRSVALISHVPQLVASAMAARLTGGSNGAIGLAGQGVRDLTRIASSDPGLWVQILSANAEPVSGILTALRDDLDTVLQALADPDAAGARRAIADLIGAGNTGVARIPGKHGDDRRFAQLVVMIDDTPGQLAKLLTEIGELGVNMEDLRLEHSPGAPVGFAEVSVVPESEKFLVDELQSRGWRIAGAS; from the coding sequence ATGACCGACCGCCGCCTCACCGAGCAGGTGCACATCATCGGAGCAGGCCTGCTCGGCACGAGCATCGGCCTCGCCCTCGCCGAAAAAGGTGCTCAGGCGACACTCACCGACGTCTCGCCCACGGCGGTGCGCCTCGCCGTCGACTACGGCGCCGGCCGCCCGCTGCGCAGCGACGATCGACCCGGGCTCATCGTCGTCGCGGTGCCGCCGGATGTCACGGCTGAGACGGTGGCCAGGGCGCTCGGAGAGCATCCGGATGCTCTCGTCACCGATGTCGCGAGCGTCAAAGGCAGCGTGCTCGCCGAACTGCACTCGCTCGGCGCCGACGTCAGCCGATACCTCGGCACGCACCCCATGGCGGGCCGAGAGCGCGGCGGGCCCATCTCGGCGCGCGCCGACCTGTTTCTCGGCCGCCCCTGGGTGCTCGCCGGTCACGACGCCATCAACTACCGCCGCGCTGGCGCGATCGAAGACCTCATTCTCGACGTCGGAGCAGTGCCGATCGAGATGACGGTCGACGAGCACGATCGCTCGGTGGCGCTCATCAGCCATGTTCCGCAGCTGGTCGCGAGCGCCATGGCCGCGCGGCTCACCGGCGGCTCGAACGGCGCCATCGGCCTCGCCGGGCAAGGGGTGCGCGACCTCACCCGCATCGCCTCGAGCGACCCGGGGCTGTGGGTGCAGATTCTCAGCGCCAACGCCGAACCGGTCTCGGGAATCCTCACCGCACTGCGCGACGACCTCGACACGGTGCTGCAGGCTCTCGCCGACCCCGACGCGGCGGGGGCGCGCCGGGCCATCGCCGACCTCATCGGGGCGGGCAATACGGGGGTCGCGCGCATTCCGGGCAAGCACGGAGACGACCGCCGATTCGCCCAACTCGTCGTCATGATCGACGACACCCCCGGTCAGCTCGCGAAGTTGCTCACCGAGATCGGCGAACTCGGCGTCAACATGGAAGACCTGCGGCTCGAGCACTCGCCGGGTGCACCGGTCGGGTTCGCCGAGGTGTCGGTTGTTCCTGAGTCAGAGAAGTTTCTCGTCGACGAGCTGCAGTCCCGTGGCTGGCGCATCGCCGGCGCGAGTTGA
- the scpB gene encoding SMC-Scp complex subunit ScpB, with the protein MASEAETEEQGIPNHIDIARALEAILMVVDEPQSVVGLASAVGRPVKEVRAAIAELVADYDGEVGGPRRGFELREVGGGWRIYVRAELDDVVRDFVHTQNPSKLSQAALETLAVIAYKQPISRGAIASIRAVNVDSVVRTLLGRGLITEAFTDSETGAIHYETTDLLMVQLGINSLDELPKISPLLDDGSEGFDDVR; encoded by the coding sequence ATGGCCAGTGAAGCCGAAACCGAAGAGCAGGGCATCCCGAACCACATCGACATCGCACGCGCGCTCGAAGCGATTCTCATGGTGGTCGACGAGCCGCAGAGCGTCGTCGGGCTCGCGAGCGCTGTCGGTCGCCCGGTGAAGGAGGTGCGCGCGGCGATCGCCGAGCTCGTCGCAGACTACGACGGCGAGGTGGGCGGCCCGCGCCGTGGCTTCGAGCTGCGCGAGGTCGGCGGAGGCTGGCGCATCTATGTGCGCGCAGAGCTCGACGACGTCGTGCGCGACTTCGTGCACACCCAGAACCCCTCGAAGCTCTCGCAAGCAGCACTCGAGACGCTCGCCGTCATCGCCTACAAGCAGCCCATCAGCCGCGGGGCGATCGCCTCGATTCGCGCCGTCAACGTCGACTCGGTCGTGCGCACGCTGCTCGGCCGCGGGCTCATCACCGAAGCGTTCACCGACAGCGAGACGGGCGCGATCCACTACGAGACCACCGACCTGCTCATGGTGCAGCTCGGCATCAACTCGCTCGACGAGCTGCCCAAGATCTCGCCGCTGCTCGACGACGGCAGTGAAGGATTCGACGATGTCAGATAA
- the der gene encoding ribosome biogenesis GTPase Der: protein MTENTAPREGDDAEFVEPEFDNAEAAEAVAARLADLDDDLAAKRADALRAGLADYELDDDDIELLEGAELGDDGIITMPALPVLAIVGRPNVGKSALVNRILGRREAVVEDTPGVTRDRVTYKAEWNTRRFTLVDTGGWEPDARGINASVAAQAEVAVDLADAVLFVVDAITGVTATDEFVVSMLRRSNKPVIVAGNKVDDVRQEAEAASLWSLGLGQPWPVSALHGRGVADLLDHVLTVLPEVSAVAKQEFGGPRRVALLGRPNVGKSSLLNKAAREERVVVNELAGTTRDPIDEQIELGGKVWRFVDTAGIRRRVHLQQGADFYASLRTAAALEKAEVAVVLIDVTEPLSEQDVRIIDLVLESGRALVLAFNKWDLLDDERRRYLEREIDQDLHHVSWAPRVNISARTGRHLEKLVPALEVALESWDTRIATGKLNAFVAELTAAHPHPVRGGKQPRILFATQASTRPPTFVLFTTGFLDPQYRRFITRRLREVWGFEGTPIQVNMRVREKRKR, encoded by the coding sequence ATGACTGAGAACACCGCCCCGCGCGAGGGTGACGACGCCGAGTTCGTCGAACCTGAATTCGACAACGCGGAGGCCGCCGAGGCGGTTGCCGCGCGTCTCGCAGATCTCGACGACGATCTGGCGGCGAAGCGAGCGGATGCTCTGCGCGCCGGCCTCGCAGACTACGAGCTCGACGACGACGACATCGAGCTGCTCGAGGGTGCCGAGCTCGGCGACGACGGCATCATCACGATGCCGGCCCTGCCGGTGCTCGCGATCGTCGGGCGCCCCAACGTCGGCAAGAGCGCGCTCGTCAACCGCATTCTGGGCCGCCGTGAGGCGGTCGTCGAAGACACGCCGGGCGTCACGCGCGACCGGGTGACGTACAAGGCCGAGTGGAATACCCGTCGGTTCACCCTCGTCGACACCGGAGGGTGGGAGCCAGATGCGCGCGGCATCAACGCGTCGGTCGCCGCGCAGGCCGAGGTCGCGGTCGATCTCGCTGACGCCGTGCTGTTCGTCGTCGACGCCATCACGGGGGTCACGGCGACCGACGAGTTCGTCGTGTCGATGCTGCGCCGCTCGAACAAGCCGGTCATCGTCGCGGGCAACAAGGTCGACGACGTGCGCCAAGAGGCCGAAGCGGCTTCGCTGTGGAGTCTGGGGCTCGGTCAGCCGTGGCCGGTGTCTGCCCTGCACGGCCGCGGCGTCGCCGACCTGCTCGACCATGTGCTGACGGTGCTGCCCGAAGTGTCGGCGGTGGCGAAGCAAGAGTTCGGCGGGCCGCGCCGCGTCGCGCTGCTGGGCCGCCCCAACGTGGGCAAGTCGAGTCTGCTGAACAAGGCCGCGCGCGAAGAGCGCGTGGTCGTCAACGAGTTGGCGGGCACGACGCGCGACCCGATCGACGAGCAGATCGAGCTCGGCGGCAAGGTGTGGCGGTTTGTCGACACGGCGGGCATCCGTCGTCGCGTGCACTTGCAGCAGGGCGCCGACTTCTACGCTTCGCTGCGCACGGCCGCAGCGCTCGAGAAGGCTGAGGTCGCCGTCGTGCTCATCGACGTGACTGAGCCGTTGAGCGAGCAGGATGTTCGCATCATCGACCTCGTGCTCGAGTCGGGCCGGGCGCTCGTGCTCGCGTTCAACAAGTGGGATCTGCTCGATGACGAGCGCCGCCGCTATCTCGAGCGCGAGATCGACCAAGATCTGCACCACGTCTCGTGGGCTCCTCGGGTCAACATCTCGGCGCGCACTGGTCGGCACCTCGAGAAGCTCGTGCCCGCGCTCGAGGTCGCACTCGAGTCGTGGGATACCCGCATCGCGACCGGAAAGCTGAACGCTTTCGTCGCCGAGTTGACGGCCGCGCATCCGCACCCCGTTCGTGGCGGCAAGCAGCCGCGCATCTTGTTCGCGACGCAGGCGTCGACGCGCCCGCCGACCTTCGTGCTGTTCACGACCGGCTTTCTCGACCCGCAGTACCGTCGCTTCATCACGCGTCGCTTGCGCGAGGTCTGGGGATTCGAGGGCACCCCCATCCAGGTCAACATGCGTGTGCGAGAGAAGAGGAAACGCTAG
- the cmk gene encoding (d)CMP kinase, producing the protein MSDLIVAVDGPAGSGKSSVSREAARRLGFAYLDTGAAYRALAWHCLDEGVDLDDAEAIAARVADFDYDIGMSPDRYFVRVGGEDITLDIREPRVSAVVSAVARVPEVRAVLNELFRRLIAQRDEAGVIVEGRDITTVVAPDAEVRILLTAAPEARMARRSAEVSAESAETTARQLAERDAQDSRVVDFMTAAEGVTTLDSTDLDFEQTVQSLIDIVRLRTP; encoded by the coding sequence ATGAGCGATCTGATCGTGGCCGTCGACGGCCCCGCCGGCAGCGGCAAGTCGAGCGTCAGCCGCGAGGCTGCTCGTCGCCTCGGGTTCGCCTATCTCGACACGGGTGCCGCATACCGTGCCCTCGCCTGGCACTGCCTCGATGAGGGGGTCGACCTCGACGACGCCGAGGCGATCGCCGCACGCGTCGCCGACTTCGACTATGACATCGGCATGAGCCCCGACCGCTACTTCGTGCGCGTCGGCGGCGAAGACATCACGCTCGACATTCGCGAGCCTCGTGTCTCGGCGGTCGTGAGCGCTGTCGCGCGCGTTCCCGAGGTTCGGGCCGTGCTCAACGAGCTCTTTCGACGCTTGATCGCGCAGCGCGACGAGGCGGGCGTCATCGTCGAGGGGCGCGATATCACCACGGTGGTGGCGCCCGACGCCGAGGTGCGCATTCTGCTGACAGCGGCACCGGAGGCTAGAATGGCCCGTAGGTCGGCTGAGGTGAGCGCCGAGTCGGCCGAGACGACCGCCCGGCAGCTCGCCGAGCGCGACGCACAAGACTCCCGAGTGGTCGACTTCATGACCGCGGCGGAGGGCGTCACGACTCTCGACTCCACCGATCTCGACTTCGAGCAGACGGTGCAGAGTCTCATCGACATTGTGCGCTTGAGGACACCATGA
- a CDS encoding ScpA family protein: MSATLTEPAPSPTDAPAGFRVTLDDFDGPFDLLLSLITKRELDITEVSLGVVTDEFLAYLRAMQTEHGYDSEQLDEASEFLVVAVTLLDLKIASLLPQGELVDAEDVALLEARDLLFARLLQYRAFKEVSAWFARRIDDESSRHVRSVRLEDQYRERTPELQWTLSLDDFAALALLALTPREIPVVGLEHLHAPLISIREQAAHVVALLRQGEPMTFRQLIAGADLKGVIVARFLALLELYRNAAVGFEQLEPLGELTVRWTAENWSDENLVNLGADYGQ, encoded by the coding sequence GTGAGTGCGACGCTCACCGAGCCGGCACCGTCGCCGACGGATGCTCCCGCAGGGTTTCGCGTCACGCTCGACGACTTCGACGGCCCGTTCGACCTGCTGCTCAGCCTCATCACGAAGCGCGAGCTCGACATCACCGAAGTGAGCCTCGGAGTCGTCACCGACGAGTTTCTCGCCTACCTGCGCGCGATGCAGACCGAGCACGGCTACGACAGCGAGCAGCTCGACGAGGCGAGCGAGTTTCTCGTCGTCGCCGTGACGCTGCTCGACCTCAAGATCGCGAGCCTGCTGCCGCAGGGCGAGCTCGTCGACGCCGAAGATGTCGCGCTGCTCGAAGCGCGCGACCTGCTGTTCGCGCGACTGCTGCAGTACCGAGCTTTCAAAGAGGTGTCGGCGTGGTTCGCACGGCGCATCGACGACGAGAGCTCCCGCCACGTGCGCTCGGTGCGCCTCGAAGACCAATACCGCGAGCGCACCCCCGAACTGCAGTGGACTCTCAGCCTCGATGACTTCGCCGCCCTCGCCCTGTTGGCGCTCACCCCGCGCGAGATTCCGGTGGTGGGGCTCGAGCACTTGCATGCCCCGCTCATCTCGATTCGCGAGCAGGCGGCGCACGTCGTTGCCCTGCTGCGTCAGGGCGAGCCGATGACGTTCCGGCAGCTCATCGCCGGAGCCGACCTCAAAGGCGTCATCGTCGCCCGCTTTCTGGCCCTGCTCGAGCTGTATCGCAACGCCGCCGTCGGCTTCGAGCAGCTCGAGCCGCTCGGTGAGCTCACCGTGCGCTGGACGGCCGAGAATTGGAGCGACGAGAACCTCGTGAACCTGGGAGCCGACTATGGCCAGTGA